In Anopheles gambiae chromosome 2, idAnoGambNW_F1_1, whole genome shotgun sequence, a single window of DNA contains:
- the LOC1274094 gene encoding serine-rich adhesin for platelets isoform X1 translates to MGTLTTSSTASSFSLVKSKIGGASYEEETTETRSMTERSGRTDTSGRSAALERAYVHDVYENCEEPNGQIRPKVAQFLGGLEPGSLVCDVGCGNGRYLSGFNPLIYTIGVDRCYRLTQVAHGKGGEVAICDNLELPFRDESFDAVLSLAVVHHFATTERRVGAIRELARILRIGGRVIITVWALEQRHRRFESQDVLVPWQPPRCKTGGISDDEDDDDFLPPYHAYTEDSTNSSRSAGDGDSSSLSSSSPGETCYSFVRRAIQKLAGSKRSPWFLESWSSRETKHDSSLDYEDAKDLPIELRRLEDFDDLPEPPLSAGLKSRSLGSILNPPPKTIVRSRSSVPSLGAQIPESKATPAAEPTPVSRRPKLVKQKQSLCDDVDYKFTESSAQAYREHGLRNESRVQLLRKQSSLNEELMAESRLREKERIRKRIQKQISLNESFLCRSLFTKRLQVIKEGFATKLKTSTGSLERVTKNGFVKIIQNIKAATPAAYHGGPTGGGGGGSGTGGGHPHHHHHHHHYHPHHHHPNHHHPHHLHHNPHGPPSGRPPYGYDSGDCTACPSCLAGMYPEHGGTGRFGDSGRHHRLSRNNSASGSGTSSNSSNGNGIGSNGNGAIAHDKLLASMGSSQDEASKPRRHSRESGSDSFRSTFIKRQRFADSSKDSSLQSDTSIESEDSFASVIYIPKPDQQQQQQQQQQQPQQQQQVQSNGSCSMASGSNGSSYSTCSGGNGANGVTNSVADFFSPGAAMSCMPSSSVPTSPLVMPCPTPAHSPAPPRTKSGCVGFASDSADEQIPFSSASTASNSNQFTFEDTVILPWQLEQQETATKEPPGRSSTGATEPSVSEAAIRSTSVGTNAADNAIASTTTKAIPSSCASKTEPPRTASRRNSSTEGKPHVSPQKANSQKITRQQIKDLPPIPKFRRSGNYPILRRQTSAAAGSSTAAPVPVPKLLSLELFNPETDDLDSDSSEPSSPDSIDSVISALRPSLSPLPAGNATGTVQQQPQPSGSGVTDAGILIPAVGVPTIPPLVEAAAVVAHKLEDVVDMAIPERVGTDGKPMRFNGLRNTTTGSSVLSHATDVDDHDSRQHLVDFAEKLSAQLLKELENEKKRNESFDEDDDVFAVDCRIRPGGAIESPPIVDPYLKKLNGDLRDLNQLRAELRERRLMLANLSNMGSGGGLGGQFGGSNDSLGPSYGSSMAPIIHEETDDDEEFNELEERRMHGLENVSAGSQPLAGPSVLKVVSSLKCKNLGGKTVDDFVIIPELDEDDPELSNDTTLLIQEEDSSEEHLHASLESERPPGTVSGANVATSGTSSTTDNCRRRSKVSSFSSAKQLTTQSQAGGSFQHGSSSNNNSGSGKDATDPCGRWNCASVSVIPSLLTTLTTTTTTTTTTATMQATTSSLGSGLTTAGSSSAAHVPPAPATCSGIPICGGERKPLSATKKSSIPSFESHASVDSWAHSTSTASLDSPSIGGSATHHRYYHVFREGELDALINHHVTSLHIVSSYYERASWCVVAEKVHVWTI, encoded by the exons AGGAAACGACTGAAACCCGCTCGATGACGGAGCGAAGCGGCCGAACGGACACCAGTGGTCGTTCGGCGGCCCTCGAGCGAGCCTACGTCCACGACGTGTACGAAAACTGCGAGGAACCGAATGGACAGATTCGTCCAAAGGTAGCACAATTCCTGGGAGGTTTAGAGCCTGGTTCGCTCGTGTGCGATGTCGGCTGTGGCAACGGACGCTACCTTTCCGGCTTCAATCCACTCATCTACACGATCGGTGTCGATCGGTGCTACCGCCTGACGCAGGTTGCCCATGGGAAGGGTGGTGAA GTAGCGATATGTGATAACCTCGAACTACCATTTCGTGACGAATCGTTCGATGCGGTTCTATCACTGGCAGTGGTTCATCATTTCGCCACCACGGAACGGCGCGTCGGAGCTATACGCGAGCTGGCACGCATCTTACGTATTGGGGGTCGCGTCATCATAACCGTGTGGGCACTGGAGCAACGACACCGGCGCTTTGAGTCACAGGACGTACTCGTACCTTGGCAACCACCTCGCTGTAAAACTGGCGGCATTTCGGACGACGAAGATGACGACGACTTCTTGCCGCCGTACCACGCGTATACGGAGGACTCGACTAACTCGAGTCGTTCGGCCGGCGATGGGGACAGCTCAAGCTTGTCCTCATCTTCGCCTGGTGAAACATGCTACAGCTTTGTGCGCCGTGCAATACAG AAACTCGCAGGCAGTAAACGCAGTCCTTGGTTCCTGGAGTCATGGAGCTCGCGGGAAACTAAGCATGACAGCAGCCTCGACTACGAGGACGCGAAGGATCTGCCCATCGAGCTCAGGCGCTTGGAAGACTTCGACGACCTGCCGGAACCGCCGCTGTCTGCTGGCCTCAAGAGCCGGAGTTTAGGTAGTATACTAAATCCACCACCAAAAACCATAGTTAGATCACGTTCAAGTGTACCAAGTTTAGGTGCTCAAATACCTGAATCGAAAGCGACCCCCGCCGCGGAACCGACGCCAGTGTCCCGCCGACCAAAGCTTGTGAAACAGAAACAGTCACTATGCGACGACGTGGACTATAAGTTTACCGAGTCCTCCGCACAAGCCTATCGGGAGCACGGGCTGCGCAATGAGTCGCGAGTCCAGCTACTGCGCAAGCAGAGCTCGCTTAACGAAGAGCTGATGGCCGAAAGCCGGCTGCGCGAAAAGGAGCGCATCCGGAAGCGCATACAGAAGCAAATCTCGCTGAACGAGAGCTTCCTGTGCCGATCGCTCTTTACCAAGCGGCTGCAGGTAATCAAGGAGGGCTTTGCGACCAAGCTTAAAACGTCGACCGGCAGCCTCGAGCGTGTCACTAAGAACGGCTTCGTTAAGATCATACAGAACATCAAGGCGGCAACGCCGGCCGCATACCACGGTGGACcgaccggcggcggcggcggcggcagcggtacCGGTGGTGGTCATccgcatcaccatcatcatcaccatcattaccatccccatcatcaccacccCAACCATCATCACCCGCACCATCTGCATCACAATCCGCATGGGCCACCGAGCGGTCGGCCGCCGTACGGTTACGATTCGGGCGACTGCACTGCCTGCCCGAGCTGCCTGGCCGGGATGTATCCGGAGCACGGTGGGACGGGTCGGTTCGGGGACTCCGGTAGACACCACCGATTGTCCCGCAATAACTCTgccagcggcagcggcaccagcagcaacagcagcaacggcaatgGCATTGGCAGTAACGGCAACGGCGCCATCGCTCACGATAAGCTCCTCGCCTCGATGGGCAGCAGCCAGGACGAAGCGTCCAAACCGAGGCGACATTCGAGGGAAAGTGGTTCCG ACAGTTTTCGTTCTACTTTCATTAAACGACAACGTTTTGCGG ATTCATCCAAGGATAGTAGTCTGCAGAGTGATACCAGCATTGAATCAGAGGATAGTTTTGCATCTGTGATTTACATTCCTAAACCagaccaacaacaacaacaacaacagcagcagcagcaaccacagcagcagcagcaagtgcaATCGAACGGCAGCTGCAGTATGGCAAGCGGAAGTAATGGTAGTAGTTATAGTACGTGTAGTGGCGGAAATGGTGCTAACGGTGTAACGAACAGTGTGGCCGATTTCTTCAGCCCCGGAGCAGCGATGAGCTGTATGCCTTCCTCATCAGTGCCAACATCGCCTTTGGTGATGCCTTGCCCAACACCGGCCCACTCCCCGGCGCCTCCCCGAACCAAATCCGGTTGTGTAGGGTTTGCTTCCGATTCGGCAGACGAGCAAATTCCGTTCAGCTCTGCCTCTACTGCTTCTAACAGCAACCAATTCACGTTCGAAGATACGGTTATACTACCCTGGCAACTTGAACAGCAAGAAACGGCCACTAAGGAACCTCCTGGAAGGAGCAGCACTGGAGCCACCGAACCTTCCGTGTCCGAAGCAGCTATACGCAGTACATCAGTTGGAACGAATGCTGCCGACAATGCAATCGCTTCGACGACCACTAAAGCGATACCGAGTAGTTGCGCTAGCAAAACTGAGCCACCCAGGACAGCTAGTAGAAGAAACTCCAGCACTGAGGGCAAACCACATGTTTCACCTCAGAAGGCAAACTCACAAAAGATCACACGCCAGCAGATCAAGGACTTACCCCCGATACCCAAATTTCGCCGCAGCGGCAACTATCCAATCCTGCGCCGACAGACCTCGGCAGCCGCCGGCAGTAGTACGGCGGCTCCCGTACCTGTGCCAAAACTTCTCTCGCTTGAGCTGTTTAACCCGGAGACGGACGATCTGGACAGCGACTCGAGCGAACCATCATCGCCCGACTCTATTGATAGTGTGATCAGTGCACTCCGCCCTTCGCTGTCTCCGCTTCCTGCAGGCAATGCAACCGGAACtgtgcaacaacaaccacaaccaaGTGGGTCAGGCGTTACCGATGCGGGCATTTTGATTCCCGCTGTAGGAGTACCTACTATTCCGCCACTAGTGGAAGCAGCTGCGGTTGTCGCACACAAGCTGGAAGACGTTGTGGATATGGCGATACCGGAACGCGTCGGAACCGATGGCAAACCGATGCGATTCAATGGACTGCGCAATACGACGACCGGCTCATCCGTACTGTCGCACGCTACCGACGTAGATGACCATGACTCGCGTCAACATTTGGTGGATTTTGCCGAAAAACTAAGCGCGCAACTGCTGAAGGAGctggaaaacgaaaaaaagcggAACGAAAGTTTCGATGAAGATGACGACGTATTTGCGGTTGATTGCAGAATACGCCCAGGTGGCGCAATCGAATCGCCTCCGATCGTCGACCCCTATCTTAAGAAGCTCAACGGTGATCTGCGAGATCTAAATCAGCTACGGGCGGAACTTCGCGAGCGGAGATTAATGTTAGCAAACCTGTCCAACATGGGATCGGGTGGCGGATTGGGAGGCCAGTTCGGTGGGAGCAACGATTCGCTCGGCCCAAGCTACGGTTCATCTATGGCTCCGATCATCCACGAGGAGACGGATGACGATGAAGAATTTAATGAACTTGAAGAGCGCCGCATGCACGGGTTGGAAAATGTATCGGCAGGCAGTCAACCTTTGGCAGGCCCGAGCGTGTTAAAGGTAGTGTCAAGTTTAAAATGTAAGAATCTCGGTGGCAAGACGGTCGACGACTTTGTCATCATACCGGAACTGGACGAGGATGATCCGGAACTGTCCAACGATACGACTTTGCTAATACAGGAAGAAGACAGCTCCGAGGAGCATCTTCACGCGTCCCTTGAATCAGAGCGTCCCCCCGGAACAGTGTCGGGAGCGAATGTGGCAACTAGTGGGACAAGCAGTACAACAGACAACTGTAGACGACGTAGCAAGGTGTCTAGTTTTAGCAGTGCAAAACAGTTGACGACACAGAGCCAGGCTGGCGGAAGCTTCCAACACGGCAGCAGTAGTAACAACAATAGTGGCAGTGGCAAAGATGCGACCGATCCATGTGGTCGCTGGAACTGTGCTTCAGTTTCTGTCATACCGTCACTACTCACAACAttaacaacgacgacgacaacgacgacgacgacggcaacGATGCAGGCAACGACGAGCTCACTGGGCTCCGGGCTGACCACAGCGGGAAGCTCATCCGCAGCACATGTGCCGCCAGCTCCAGCGACCTGTTCGGGTATACCGATCTGTGGCGGCGAACGTAAACCATTATCAGCAACGAAAAAATCCTCCATACCCTCCTTTGAATCTCACGCCAGTGTTGACTCGTGGGCCCATTCGACCAGTACCGCGTCGCTCGACAGTCCGTCGATTGGAGGTTCTGCGACGCATCATCGATATTATCACGTGTTCCGGGAAGGAGAACTGGACGCGTTGATCAACCATCACGTTACCAGTCTACACATCGTTTCCTCTTACTACGAACGAGCGTCCTGGTGTGTCGTTGCGGAGAAAGTTCACGTATGGACAATTTAG
- the LOC1274094 gene encoding serine-rich adhesin for platelets isoform X2: MGTLTTSSTASSFSLVKSKIGGASYEEETTETRSMTERSGRTDTSGRSAALERAYVHDVYENCEEPNGQIRPKVAQFLGGLEPGSLVCDVGCGNGRYLSGFNPLIYTIGVDRCYRLTQVAHGKGGEVAICDNLELPFRDESFDAVLSLAVVHHFATTERRVGAIRELARILRIGGRVIITVWALEQRHRRFESQDVLVPWQPPRCKTGGISDDEDDDDFLPPYHAYTEDSTNSSRSAGDGDSSSLSSSSPGETCYSFVRRAIQKLAGSKRSPWFLESWSSRETKHDSSLDYEDAKDLPIELRRLEDFDDLPEPPLSAGLKSRSLGSILNPPPKTIVRSRSSVPSLGAQIPESKATPAAEPTPVSRRPKLVKQKQSLCDDVDYKFTESSAQAYREHGLRNESRVQLLRKQSSLNEELMAESRLREKERIRKRIQKQISLNESFLCRSLFTKRLQVIKEGFATKLKTSTGSLERVTKNGFVKIIQNIKAATPAAYHGGPTGGGGGGSGTGGGHPHHHHHHHHYHPHHHHPNHHHPHHLHHNPHGPPSGRPPYGYDSGDCTACPSCLAGMYPEHGGTGRFGDSGRHHRLSRNNSASGSGTSSNSSNGNGIGSNGNGAIAHDKLLASMGSSQDEASKPRRHSRESGSDSSKDSSLQSDTSIESEDSFASVIYIPKPDQQQQQQQQQQQPQQQQQVQSNGSCSMASGSNGSSYSTCSGGNGANGVTNSVADFFSPGAAMSCMPSSSVPTSPLVMPCPTPAHSPAPPRTKSGCVGFASDSADEQIPFSSASTASNSNQFTFEDTVILPWQLEQQETATKEPPGRSSTGATEPSVSEAAIRSTSVGTNAADNAIASTTTKAIPSSCASKTEPPRTASRRNSSTEGKPHVSPQKANSQKITRQQIKDLPPIPKFRRSGNYPILRRQTSAAAGSSTAAPVPVPKLLSLELFNPETDDLDSDSSEPSSPDSIDSVISALRPSLSPLPAGNATGTVQQQPQPSGSGVTDAGILIPAVGVPTIPPLVEAAAVVAHKLEDVVDMAIPERVGTDGKPMRFNGLRNTTTGSSVLSHATDVDDHDSRQHLVDFAEKLSAQLLKELENEKKRNESFDEDDDVFAVDCRIRPGGAIESPPIVDPYLKKLNGDLRDLNQLRAELRERRLMLANLSNMGSGGGLGGQFGGSNDSLGPSYGSSMAPIIHEETDDDEEFNELEERRMHGLENVSAGSQPLAGPSVLKVVSSLKCKNLGGKTVDDFVIIPELDEDDPELSNDTTLLIQEEDSSEEHLHASLESERPPGTVSGANVATSGTSSTTDNCRRRSKVSSFSSAKQLTTQSQAGGSFQHGSSSNNNSGSGKDATDPCGRWNCASVSVIPSLLTTLTTTTTTTTTTATMQATTSSLGSGLTTAGSSSAAHVPPAPATCSGIPICGGERKPLSATKKSSIPSFESHASVDSWAHSTSTASLDSPSIGGSATHHRYYHVFREGELDALINHHVTSLHIVSSYYERASWCVVAEKVHVWTI, encoded by the exons AGGAAACGACTGAAACCCGCTCGATGACGGAGCGAAGCGGCCGAACGGACACCAGTGGTCGTTCGGCGGCCCTCGAGCGAGCCTACGTCCACGACGTGTACGAAAACTGCGAGGAACCGAATGGACAGATTCGTCCAAAGGTAGCACAATTCCTGGGAGGTTTAGAGCCTGGTTCGCTCGTGTGCGATGTCGGCTGTGGCAACGGACGCTACCTTTCCGGCTTCAATCCACTCATCTACACGATCGGTGTCGATCGGTGCTACCGCCTGACGCAGGTTGCCCATGGGAAGGGTGGTGAA GTAGCGATATGTGATAACCTCGAACTACCATTTCGTGACGAATCGTTCGATGCGGTTCTATCACTGGCAGTGGTTCATCATTTCGCCACCACGGAACGGCGCGTCGGAGCTATACGCGAGCTGGCACGCATCTTACGTATTGGGGGTCGCGTCATCATAACCGTGTGGGCACTGGAGCAACGACACCGGCGCTTTGAGTCACAGGACGTACTCGTACCTTGGCAACCACCTCGCTGTAAAACTGGCGGCATTTCGGACGACGAAGATGACGACGACTTCTTGCCGCCGTACCACGCGTATACGGAGGACTCGACTAACTCGAGTCGTTCGGCCGGCGATGGGGACAGCTCAAGCTTGTCCTCATCTTCGCCTGGTGAAACATGCTACAGCTTTGTGCGCCGTGCAATACAG AAACTCGCAGGCAGTAAACGCAGTCCTTGGTTCCTGGAGTCATGGAGCTCGCGGGAAACTAAGCATGACAGCAGCCTCGACTACGAGGACGCGAAGGATCTGCCCATCGAGCTCAGGCGCTTGGAAGACTTCGACGACCTGCCGGAACCGCCGCTGTCTGCTGGCCTCAAGAGCCGGAGTTTAGGTAGTATACTAAATCCACCACCAAAAACCATAGTTAGATCACGTTCAAGTGTACCAAGTTTAGGTGCTCAAATACCTGAATCGAAAGCGACCCCCGCCGCGGAACCGACGCCAGTGTCCCGCCGACCAAAGCTTGTGAAACAGAAACAGTCACTATGCGACGACGTGGACTATAAGTTTACCGAGTCCTCCGCACAAGCCTATCGGGAGCACGGGCTGCGCAATGAGTCGCGAGTCCAGCTACTGCGCAAGCAGAGCTCGCTTAACGAAGAGCTGATGGCCGAAAGCCGGCTGCGCGAAAAGGAGCGCATCCGGAAGCGCATACAGAAGCAAATCTCGCTGAACGAGAGCTTCCTGTGCCGATCGCTCTTTACCAAGCGGCTGCAGGTAATCAAGGAGGGCTTTGCGACCAAGCTTAAAACGTCGACCGGCAGCCTCGAGCGTGTCACTAAGAACGGCTTCGTTAAGATCATACAGAACATCAAGGCGGCAACGCCGGCCGCATACCACGGTGGACcgaccggcggcggcggcggcggcagcggtacCGGTGGTGGTCATccgcatcaccatcatcatcaccatcattaccatccccatcatcaccacccCAACCATCATCACCCGCACCATCTGCATCACAATCCGCATGGGCCACCGAGCGGTCGGCCGCCGTACGGTTACGATTCGGGCGACTGCACTGCCTGCCCGAGCTGCCTGGCCGGGATGTATCCGGAGCACGGTGGGACGGGTCGGTTCGGGGACTCCGGTAGACACCACCGATTGTCCCGCAATAACTCTgccagcggcagcggcaccagcagcaacagcagcaacggcaatgGCATTGGCAGTAACGGCAACGGCGCCATCGCTCACGATAAGCTCCTCGCCTCGATGGGCAGCAGCCAGGACGAAGCGTCCAAACCGAGGCGACATTCGAGGGAAAGTGGTTCCG ATTCATCCAAGGATAGTAGTCTGCAGAGTGATACCAGCATTGAATCAGAGGATAGTTTTGCATCTGTGATTTACATTCCTAAACCagaccaacaacaacaacaacaacagcagcagcagcaaccacagcagcagcagcaagtgcaATCGAACGGCAGCTGCAGTATGGCAAGCGGAAGTAATGGTAGTAGTTATAGTACGTGTAGTGGCGGAAATGGTGCTAACGGTGTAACGAACAGTGTGGCCGATTTCTTCAGCCCCGGAGCAGCGATGAGCTGTATGCCTTCCTCATCAGTGCCAACATCGCCTTTGGTGATGCCTTGCCCAACACCGGCCCACTCCCCGGCGCCTCCCCGAACCAAATCCGGTTGTGTAGGGTTTGCTTCCGATTCGGCAGACGAGCAAATTCCGTTCAGCTCTGCCTCTACTGCTTCTAACAGCAACCAATTCACGTTCGAAGATACGGTTATACTACCCTGGCAACTTGAACAGCAAGAAACGGCCACTAAGGAACCTCCTGGAAGGAGCAGCACTGGAGCCACCGAACCTTCCGTGTCCGAAGCAGCTATACGCAGTACATCAGTTGGAACGAATGCTGCCGACAATGCAATCGCTTCGACGACCACTAAAGCGATACCGAGTAGTTGCGCTAGCAAAACTGAGCCACCCAGGACAGCTAGTAGAAGAAACTCCAGCACTGAGGGCAAACCACATGTTTCACCTCAGAAGGCAAACTCACAAAAGATCACACGCCAGCAGATCAAGGACTTACCCCCGATACCCAAATTTCGCCGCAGCGGCAACTATCCAATCCTGCGCCGACAGACCTCGGCAGCCGCCGGCAGTAGTACGGCGGCTCCCGTACCTGTGCCAAAACTTCTCTCGCTTGAGCTGTTTAACCCGGAGACGGACGATCTGGACAGCGACTCGAGCGAACCATCATCGCCCGACTCTATTGATAGTGTGATCAGTGCACTCCGCCCTTCGCTGTCTCCGCTTCCTGCAGGCAATGCAACCGGAACtgtgcaacaacaaccacaaccaaGTGGGTCAGGCGTTACCGATGCGGGCATTTTGATTCCCGCTGTAGGAGTACCTACTATTCCGCCACTAGTGGAAGCAGCTGCGGTTGTCGCACACAAGCTGGAAGACGTTGTGGATATGGCGATACCGGAACGCGTCGGAACCGATGGCAAACCGATGCGATTCAATGGACTGCGCAATACGACGACCGGCTCATCCGTACTGTCGCACGCTACCGACGTAGATGACCATGACTCGCGTCAACATTTGGTGGATTTTGCCGAAAAACTAAGCGCGCAACTGCTGAAGGAGctggaaaacgaaaaaaagcggAACGAAAGTTTCGATGAAGATGACGACGTATTTGCGGTTGATTGCAGAATACGCCCAGGTGGCGCAATCGAATCGCCTCCGATCGTCGACCCCTATCTTAAGAAGCTCAACGGTGATCTGCGAGATCTAAATCAGCTACGGGCGGAACTTCGCGAGCGGAGATTAATGTTAGCAAACCTGTCCAACATGGGATCGGGTGGCGGATTGGGAGGCCAGTTCGGTGGGAGCAACGATTCGCTCGGCCCAAGCTACGGTTCATCTATGGCTCCGATCATCCACGAGGAGACGGATGACGATGAAGAATTTAATGAACTTGAAGAGCGCCGCATGCACGGGTTGGAAAATGTATCGGCAGGCAGTCAACCTTTGGCAGGCCCGAGCGTGTTAAAGGTAGTGTCAAGTTTAAAATGTAAGAATCTCGGTGGCAAGACGGTCGACGACTTTGTCATCATACCGGAACTGGACGAGGATGATCCGGAACTGTCCAACGATACGACTTTGCTAATACAGGAAGAAGACAGCTCCGAGGAGCATCTTCACGCGTCCCTTGAATCAGAGCGTCCCCCCGGAACAGTGTCGGGAGCGAATGTGGCAACTAGTGGGACAAGCAGTACAACAGACAACTGTAGACGACGTAGCAAGGTGTCTAGTTTTAGCAGTGCAAAACAGTTGACGACACAGAGCCAGGCTGGCGGAAGCTTCCAACACGGCAGCAGTAGTAACAACAATAGTGGCAGTGGCAAAGATGCGACCGATCCATGTGGTCGCTGGAACTGTGCTTCAGTTTCTGTCATACCGTCACTACTCACAACAttaacaacgacgacgacaacgacgacgacgacggcaacGATGCAGGCAACGACGAGCTCACTGGGCTCCGGGCTGACCACAGCGGGAAGCTCATCCGCAGCACATGTGCCGCCAGCTCCAGCGACCTGTTCGGGTATACCGATCTGTGGCGGCGAACGTAAACCATTATCAGCAACGAAAAAATCCTCCATACCCTCCTTTGAATCTCACGCCAGTGTTGACTCGTGGGCCCATTCGACCAGTACCGCGTCGCTCGACAGTCCGTCGATTGGAGGTTCTGCGACGCATCATCGATATTATCACGTGTTCCGGGAAGGAGAACTGGACGCGTTGATCAACCATCACGTTACCAGTCTACACATCGTTTCCTCTTACTACGAACGAGCGTCCTGGTGTGTCGTTGCGGAGAAAGTTCACGTATGGACAATTTAG